Proteins encoded in a region of the Buteo buteo chromosome 11, bButBut1.hap1.1, whole genome shotgun sequence genome:
- the RAB36 gene encoding ras-related protein Rab-36, with protein MKSNLMHLIPPVSRDRIISRFPKWYTPEACLQFKEHFHAQVRAACQQSTGTVGLKISKVVVVGDLYVGKTSLINRFCKDNFDRDYKATIGVDFEIERFEIIGIPYNLQIWDTAGQEKFKCIASAYYRGAEVIITVFDLADIQTLDHTKQWLEDALRENEPDSSFIFLVGTKKDLVSDAVCERTELDAIRFANEMQAEYWSVSAKTGENVKEFFSRVAALAFEQSMIKELEKTAGHMAQIGAGNLIKMEKNMMEIPEGKTQVSLGCC; from the exons tGGTACACACCTGAGGCCTGTCTGCAGTTCAAAGAGCACTTCCATGCACAGGTCAGGGCTGCTTGTCAGCAGAGCACTGGAACAGTTGG GCTGAAAATATCCAAAGTGGTTGTGGTAGGAGACCTGTATGTTGGGAAAACCAGCCTTATCAACAG ATTTTGTAAAGATAATTTTGACCGAGACTACAAGGCGACCATTGGAGTGGATTTTGAAATTGAACGTTTTGAAATAATTGGAATACCATATAATCTCCAGAT ATGGGACACAGCAGGTCAGGAAAAGTTCAAGTGCATTGCATCTGCTTACTACCGAGGAGCAGAGG TTATAATAACAGTGTTTGATCTGGCCGATATCCAGACTTTGGATCACACCAA acaGTGGCTAGAAGATGCATTGAGGGAGAATGAGCCAGATTCCAGCTTCATCTTTCTAGTtggaacaaaaaaagatttggtG TCAGATGCTGTGTGTGAAAGGACAGAGCTAGATGCCATCCGCTTTGCCAATGAGATGCAAGCAGAATATTGGTCTGTTTCAGCTAAAACAG GGGAAAATGTCAAAGAGTTCTTTTCCCGAGTTGCTGCCTTGGCCTTTGAACAGTCCATGATAAAGGAACTGGAGAAAACTGCTGGACACATGGCCCAAATTGGGGCAGGAAACCTCATCA aaatggaaaagaacatgATGGAAATCCCAGAAGGCAAAACTCAAGTCAGCTTGGGTTGCTGCTAA